In Hypanus sabinus isolate sHypSab1 chromosome 25, sHypSab1.hap1, whole genome shotgun sequence, the genomic stretch ACAAATATCTTGATTAATGCGTGAAAGCTGTTCAAATCCTCTCAATGTTTATCCAAGTGTAAAAGTTATGCTGACCGTGAGACTCCCCACTGCTCGGGTGTTCTGATCTTTGACGTGAATTGGTGTTCTAAGCAATTTCAATGTACAGAACAATTACAGTTAATTTCCATCaaacattcagttcttgaaccaactggcaaaaaCCTGGTCACTATGGTTTGTTAACACAATGACCACTATGATCATTTTGCACTATAATAAACATTTTCTGGTCTAATTCTTCTGTCTTGTAAAAATTTTGTGTTACTTAAAGATATAGAGcttaattttatttgtcacatgtatgtcagaatattgaaacatacagttaaAAGCATTGTCTGCGTCAACatccaacacagtccgaggatgggCAGGGGGCAGCCTGCTGGTATCACCATGCTTCTGACATTAACATAGCTTGatcacaactcactaatcctaaaccgtgcatcagggagagggtcaggCGGCGAGTGGCACCCTCCCTTGTGCCACTCATGActtgaccctctccctgtgccatTCACCGCCATAATGGAGTTGTGAGTGAGTGGCACAGGGAGGGGGTTAGGTGGCGAATGGCACAGGGAGGGGGTCAGGCAGTGAGCGGCACAGGGAGAGGGTCTTGCAGTGAGAGTTGCACAAAGGGGGTCAGGTGCTGAGTGCAGGGAAGGGGTCAAGTGGCAAAAGGTGAGGATCGAAATTTGAGCAGCAAGCAGCATGGGGTCAGGAAGAGGGGCAAGCGATGATACCAGCACCTGATGCAAAACCTTGTGTGGGATTGGCTTGTTTGCCAGATGAAAGCCGCTTCTGCCATGACGGTGTTTGATTGGCCCATTTAAAATCTGCAGCagctctttcccattggttgcCTTGTGCATCACAGCTCTGGTGCCCAGTTTCAGACACCCCAGGTGTAAAGACTAGCACGTGCTGGAGGTTTGCTCTCTTTCCTTTGTCCCCAGGGCACGCCTCACAGAACCAGTGGGAAGGGTTGTTCCTCGCACTCTTTGAGCTCAGTGTTTGTTTGTGGAATATTTTGTAGTTTGTGTAACTTGGAGGAACTTAAATATTCGGTCAATACCTTTACTGTTTATAAATAAATGCTTAATATGCTTATTTGTAGTTGGGGATTTCTGCCTCACGCACCAATCCCAGGAACTTGCTTGCACGTTAAATATGGTGCTGCGAGCAGGGCATGTTGATTGGGGCAGAAAACACATTTCTTCAGGATGTTGCTTAAGACAGAGGACCCGCACCCACACCCCCGCCCCCCCTGCGGAGAGGCAATGCCGAGTCCCAGGGCAGAGCAGTAACAGTGAGAACTTTGGAAGTCTCGTCAAACTACTATGGGTTATGGGATGCCAGTACATTGGTACGGTGAATAGATTAATTGGGGTTGAAACTGGACACCACGTCATGCCCATGCTGAAAATACTGGGTTTTCCAAGGTGAAAGGGTAGACAGAGGGATGCTTTCTGGCTGTTTGCAGACATTGTAAGGCACCAGCACAAGAAAATCACAGATCTTTAGAATGAGGTATAAGAGCTAAATCGACACTGTTCCATTATGGGAGAAGACCTGCGGTTGGCCCAGACCCAGGCTGCAAAGTTAAAAGATAAGAATACAGACATAGCTTGTTGGCTAATGAAGGTCCAGCAATGTGAGATCGTCTGGATGGTGAAATTGAAGACGAGAGGGTAGAGTGGACTCATAGGACTATTCCTCAAAAtgatccctctattctctgcataGCCAAAATGGTATGGGCCAGGACAGTGATCACATGGGCATATACCTGCCATGGGGGGCATCGGCCCACGGTCTCTTCTTCGCAGGAGGGTTAGGAGGATCAGGAATGTGTGGGAGATGGTACAATGAGCCTCTTCGAGACAACAGAGATCTGGGAGTTATCCACGAAGAATCAGGTGAGATTAAGGGATAGGTACAGACAGATGCCTCGAGAGTCTTTGACTGCGAGGTTGTTGAGGATATGGGATTGTTGAGGGGTACCAGAATGAGCCTATCTAATAGAGAGATGGGTTCTTTAGTGAGCCTATCATCCCAGCACAAGATCAATTACACGCTGAGAATGCTGATTGCTTCCTCTAAGTTTATACATCATTATGGGATTGGGTGGAAGCGGCACTTCAGATTTAGGGACCCTTCTCTCTTTTGAATGGGATTTAAAACCCCCAGTGGAACTGAGCACTAAGGCCGTTTGCCAGTGAGCTCTTAATACAGATTTATACAGTGGTAACGATAGCCGGCCAGAGGATGTTGAATTAACCATGATACGCCATCTGGTTATGATAATGACTTCCCAGACAAAAGGAGGAGTTCTTTCTTTAATATGACCAGCAGTGGATCACTCTGTAAGCACAGCGATTCAATTGTTGCCAGGTTTGGAGTAGTTAGAAGAGGGATTGAGTAACCAGGTATGGAGGTTGGGTAAGTGGACAGTGAGTGCAGGGCCCTCCATGACCCATAAGGAAATGCTTTTGCTGTTGCTTAAAGCTGGTTCTCAACCCCTCCTCTGTGCAATGTACTGCCAAGGAAAGTGAGAAAAGGAGGCAACTAACAGGGAAGGGGCATTCTTCATGCCCTTTTCTGATAAGGGCTCCCTTTATCCTCTGCTGGATTCCTTGCATTCCGTTCCGAATTCGCTATATCCCGCGCTGGAGGATATACAAAGGCTATGACTGACCTCCAGCAGCAGTGGGTCTGAGGGGGTGGTTTGTGCCCTCCTGCCTCATTTGATAGGGTGAGTGTGAGCAGGAACAGTATCTTGGGAAGGCTGTGTCTATGCCAAATGGTGCTGTGAAGGTGGACACTCGTTGGACACTGAGTGGCACTTACTGGATATGCAGTTCCTAGGCCTACCCTCGGCTTCCCACAAGGTGGTGCAGCCTCTGCTGTCTGGGATATGTGGTGCCATACGCACACCATGCCAGTGCCTGGATgagtgctttatccatgctggctgTCATAGGAAGAGGGTTATTACAAAGGAAGGATAATAGCATATCCCAGCGTGATGTGGCCAGGCTGTCCCGGGATATCATGGCCTTATATTACCTGCTCACTAAGGAAGAGTGTTCACATCTGAGAGTTGATGTATAAGATTAAGTGAAGCACTAGCTCCTTGGCTATTACACCCTAGAGAAGAGTGGTGGCCTACTGTAGTACGCACATGGGAGAGGTTGAGTATTGATGTTTCATTTGTAGCTTAGTTGGGAGCTCACTAAGGACATTCCAGTTTAACGGTCCAATTGGCACAGTGTCACAACTTTGGAGGGGTGAAAAGCCATGTGAGGGTTTGGCTTATTTGACAGTCAAAAGCAGGCTCAACCATGTCGAATGTTCATGGCCCATTTGAAACCTGTAGCAGCTTTTCCCATTGGATGCCTTGTGTGTCCAGTTtcagacccccccacccccaggtgtAAAGACTAGCACGTGCTGGAGGCTTGCTCTCTTTCATTTGCCTCACAGAGCCAGGGGGAAGGGTTGCTCTGCCCGCACTTTTACCAAAGTATCTGATGAATGTTTAGCTTTGCAGATTGTATCACTTGGGGGATCTTAAATGTTTGGTCTAATTTttaactgtttgtaaataaatgtttatttctAGTGTGTTTTCTGTCTCACTCACCCAACCTGGGTAACTGCTTCCACATTACAGAAGGcacgagaatggggttgaaatggATGTTAAGTTAGCCATGATAGAACGGtgtggcagactcaatgggccaattctGCTGCAGTACTTTGCTTTTATAGAAGGTCTTCATGCTCATTATTCCCAAAAGCTGCAGTGTGTTGCTTAAAGaacaatttataaaaatcattacATAAGGATTAATTTGTGTACTGAATGACTACTGATCACTGGGTTTTATAGAATCCAGACTTTAATGGCAGAACTTGAAGATATTGGTGGACATTGACACTGTCTGATTTTGGAGACACAACagacaggtgctggaatctggagcagcaacaaAATGATGATAAATATGCTGGTTTGTAGTCAGTGTTTTTGTTTTATTCACCAAACCTGGGAACCTGCTTCCAATTGGCACTGCGAGTAGGGTTTGCTGATTGAGCCAGAAAATGCATTTCTTTAGAAGGTTATTTAAGAgagaggaccccccccccccccacccctgtatgaatctgaagcaacaacaaaatgctgaggaaactcAGTAGGTTAGGTAGCATATGTGGAAGACAGACGGATGGTCATCATTTTGGGCTGACTTCCTGCACCTGAGTTTGATTCTTCCGATTCAAGCTCAGTTCCATATTGTAAATATTTATTCTGATTTAAAATCCATAACAAGTCCTTCACAACTGTGTGTTTATAATTCTGAATTTGCATAGCATCCTTCAGCTGGACAAATGCAGGTGAAGTTGTTGATTCCGTCTACACAAGTTGTTCCTGGTGGGCATGTGAGCATTAAGTCACACTCATtgatatctgaaaaaaaatcaataaagtaaatttgttatcaaagtacatatatgtcttgtacaactgcccTGAGCTTCATtttagactataagatataggagcagaattaggctatttggcccattgagtctgctctgccattcaatcatggctgatccaatttttccagtcatccccacttccctgctttcaccccataccctttgatgccctggctaattaagaacctatctatctctgccttaaatgcacccaatgacttggcctccacagacagtCGTGTtgtgtcaacaaattccacagatttatcatttATCATTTATCATCCACTAACTGCACCTCAGTtcaaaatggacgtccttcaatcctgaagttgtgccctcttgtcctagactcccctatcatgggaaataacttcaccatatctaatctgttcaggctgtTTAACATTtgtaatgtttctatgagaaccccctcactctcctgaactccagggaatacagccccaagagctgccagatgttcctcatacggtaacccttacCTGAGACCATTACTtgaatgattcctggaatcattcttgtgaatcttatttgaaccctctccaatggcagtatATCATTTCTAAAAGAAGGaaccaaaaactgcacacaatactccatgtagtCTCACgagtgctttatagagcctcaacatcacattcttgctcttatattctatacctctggcAATGAATggaaatattgcatttgccttcttcatacCAACTCAAACTGGAGGCTAACTTTTAGGGTATCcagcataaggactcccaagtccctttgcatctctgctttttgaattctctcctcatctaagtaatagtctgcctgtttatttcttccaccaaagtggaattctcttgctggcattcacagtgaATACAAAGAAACAAGAGAATCGATGAAAATCTGCTCTCGACAAAGACAgcagcaaccaatgtgcaaaagacaacagactgtacTAATacataaaaaagaaataataataataataataataataataacaacaacaacaataataataataataataataaacaaacaataaacatCAACAACATGAGTTATAAAGTCTTTAAAAGTGAgtgtataggttgtggaatcagttcagtgttgacgtGAGTGATGAAcacttttggttcaagagtctgatggccgAGGGCTAATAATCATTTCTGAACATTGtgatgtgggacttgaggctccccTACTTCCTTCCTGAGGGGCACCTTGACCCAGAGATAACAACGTCTCGTTTGACTGTATCCATGagcattcatgtatggttgaatgacaattaaacaaatTAAATTCAGTTGAATCTTTGCACTGAAGTTGTGACCAGTTTTGAACAACCACTGGGAAAATACGCTACAGATACAGGAGGGCGCACACACAGACTTAACTAAGTATCTGTTGaatgtttagttttgtgttgtgtaATTGAGGAGACTTAATAAATTCCCTGTTGAGTTTGAAGTGTTACTGATTGTTTTGTGTTGTAGTTTTTCTAACGCAGGCTGGTTTAGATGTCTGATTGAATGTTTTACTCTTTGTAAATGAATGGTTAATGTGCTTATTCATAATCAGTGTCTTCTGTCTCACATATCAAACCTATGAGTATACTTCCCCATAACACCCTTTAttttccagatccctgctcccCTGTCTTTGATGTCTACTCGATCCTGTTTCATCAGCTGTTGACAAAGCGCACTGGTGCCAAAACCTTACACAGCAGAACCTCAGGAGTTCAACTCCATTGTCACTAACTTTGATCCAAGGAACTACTGGGCAGTTAGCAGTACCAGAGTAGAGTCattgccctttggcccaactctgCATTGCTAACCATTGTTAGCAATTGTTAGCATTGCTAACAATTGTAGCAATTGTTAGCATTGCCCATTGTTCGCCCCAAAAACTTCTAAAACATTCCTGTCCATCTATCTGCCCAACTGCCTTCTAAGCAGACAGTAAACCCATGCAAGACAGGGTGTTTGAGCTCCCATGTTACTCTCAGACATTGGCCCCCTCATAGTTCTGATCAGGATATCACTGCTTCCTAATGACTACCGTCAGAATTCATCGCTTGAGAATGAAAGTTCTCTTACCTATTTCACAGAAGGTTCCATTGAATCCTCCGAGACATTTACATTGTATTCCCATGAAGGTATTCTGACAGATCCCATTACTTTGGCAGGTAGTTGAATTACACTTCAGCCTGTCTGGAAATTAAATTAAGGGGTTTTATTTCTGCATGGCAGTAAGGGGAGCAAAACACATCCAGTATTGCAGGAATTCGAGTGGATTTACATCTTTATCTTGATCTTTGCAATTCTAATTAAAAGTCCATTATTGCAATATACAATCTATACAAGTCCatcaaaacaacacagaaaatacaCGTAAATAAATGGTCTGAATGAAATAGGTCCTTGGGtggagaatgtgtggaattcattgccacagacagctgtggtggccaagtcatttgattatatttaaagtggaggtacgCGGTTCTTGATCAGTTGGGGCATcgaaagttacagggagaaggcaggagaatgtggttgagagggagagtaaatcagccatgatagaatggctgaGCAGTCTGgatggactgagtggcctaattccaCTCTTGTGTCTTATGGATCTTCCATCTTCATCCACGCATTCCATTTTGAAACTTGTTAGTTTGGAGGATTAAAATGCATGCCATTGTCACTGTAGGACCATAGATCAGTGAAGAACAGAGCACAGGAACCAGCACTCTTACAGCTCAGGGcagcagagttcagagttcaattctgaggctCGCTGTGAAAAGATTATACCTCCATCCCATGAGTGCGTGGGTTTCCACCAGACAATTTAGTAGATCAGcaggttcattgtaaattgtcctgggattaggcCTGGGTTAAGTCGGAgcattgctgggcagtgcaaaTTGTGGAATACGGAAGGGCTGGTCTGCACTGTATTCCTTGGAACGCAGAAGATTGGGTGtgtctacaactagaggtcatgggttaagggtgaaaggtgaaaggtatAAGGGAAGCATGACGGGAaatattttcactcagagtgtcgtgagagtgtggaacgagcagccaaagcaagtggtgcatgcaaattcaatttcaatgtttaagagaagtttggatggtaggggtatggagggctatagtcccagtgcaggtcagcaTAGGCTAGATGATCTTTCTCTGCTGTACATTTCATTacttaagaaataaataaacagtagcAACTTTCCACTTCCCTTTCCGTCCCGATGCAGGGTCTCAATCCAGAATATCGACTCACACCTTCTGCCAACACagatagatgctgtttgacccaacTGAGTCCTCCCAACGTTCTGTATAACATGATGTTTATTTCCCTTGACAATCTTTAATCCTTCTTTCCATTTAAATCAGAACATGAAGGGAAAGTTGTTTCACTGGTATCTGGAACTTCCATTCCTCAAAGTGAAAGTCCCAGCTGCTTTGTGAGAATGATAAAATGGAGAACCACATACCTATGTAGATTTTCCAGAAGAATTCCTTAAAGAGTGAAAAGAGAAAAATGTTAATAACAATTGGCTTTGGTTCCATATCTGGTGATGACATTATTGGTGGCTTGGTATCAGATGTCAGTGAATGGGAACAGAAAATGCTCAGCACAATCTTTGGAAGAAGGAAAGTGGTCACCATCACATTGTGGTCACCAGACCTGTGTCATAAGACAAATTTAACCCCCTCTCCATAGCTCAGTGGTGAGATGGCAACCTTTTATAAACAATATATATATAGGGccggtatgatttggggttcaaccaaacaggaatgttCGGAATTACCATTAAAGAAACCTCGATTTGAGCGAATGCTGTATAATTATTCACCATGCAAAATTACTGGTCGCCAAGGAATAACATTGTACACCAgcaaaaaattataaaaaaaagaatatttactaatttcagctttattAACAATTAATAGGAAAAACAAGAGCCATTACAATTAAACCAGTataaatgtgcacataaacaaTGGAGCTCGTTTCTGTGGTGGTTGGGTATACC encodes the following:
- the LOC132380967 gene encoding venom prothrombin activator pseutarin-C catalytic subunit-like, producing the protein MKLVLSYGIILLLLTGCHTNDVFLQKPSALQLLSHIHRESLEQECVVETCSKEEIHEIFEDDSTTEFFWKIYIDRLKCNSTTCQSNGICQNTFMGIQCKCLGGFNGTFCEIDINECDLMLTCPPGTTCVDGINNFTCICPAEGCYANSEL